One Takifugu rubripes chromosome 2, fTakRub1.2, whole genome shotgun sequence genomic region harbors:
- the eif2ak4 gene encoding eIF-2-alpha kinase GCN2: protein MSSQLTPADRTDERTTQQDNELEALASIFGDDFQDLRNSDPWKVKRPPEVYLCLRPNGLNNGQGCYATVDLQVKCPPSYPDVPPELELKNAKGLSNEKLQNLQSELNKLAASRCGEVMIYELADHIQGFLSEHNKPPPCSFHDEMLKNQQRQQEKRAQEEQQRMDQLRKKEEEMEKEIMAEIQRREEEKREEKRRKEMAKLERLESIDQSLSANSNLLGKSPPTPGKTPPELTDARKAVGNRRRTTSNSRHRRDTCNEDTHRLQEVLHFSSSTFGELLVHRGKSLGVSQHLGRDVYNGFETNSGEFAVIYEWTLHWNKKMGKFFTTQEKAKIESCKKQIHAAENEFNSLLKLNHPNLVHYMALSTTEKEDCLVVNLLVEHVSGTNLNQSLTTHGPVPLDKLCHYTAQLLAALDYLHSNSVVHKRLCASSVLVDSEGTVHLTDYSLSKRFADICKEDIFEQAHVRFTEGTAMPTKLGKKGDVWNLGLMLLALSQGKEVKEYPVTVPSSLPPDFQDFLNKCVCLNDVDRWTPQQLLDHSFLKPPSPKNLPQYQEASPEDLAVDFASTVIPRSHILDAPFISGVQRQFSRYFNEFEELQLLGKGAFGAVIKVQNKLDGCYYAVKRIQVNPASKHFRRIKGEVTLLSRLNHENIVRYYNAWIERHEKPCTGVPSNTDSSEPQSPDKSPHGKKPPQRLNELGLPDNVEDAAPPPALSSSVEWSTSIERSSSAKCRGHQSSDEEDDDDEEEEEEDVFSASFLPSDSHSRSDIIFDNGDESPDEMSQVEPSKRPTSDTEETTDSERSLLVAHYLYIQMEYCEKSTLRDTIDHGLYQDQNRLWRLFREILDGLAYIHQQGMIHRDLKPVNIFLDSQDHVKIGDFGLATDHPASVAAGKYEVEEQSTGLVPKSDPTDNMTGMVGTALYVSPEVQGNTKATYNQKVDLFSLGIILFEMSYRPMTTGAERISVLGQLRGEPIVFPQDFCTNEISTQMKVIEWLLNHDPALRPTAQEVLKSELLPLPQMEESELHEVLQHTMANVNGKAYRTMVGQLFAQDTSPVMDYTYDIDLHRGNFSFNGAKLQQHVHETIIRILKKHGAVRLQTPLLFPRNKKLYDGSELACFMDHSGMLVTLPYDLRMAFARFVARNNITHLKRYSIDRVFRPRKLDRAHPRELLECAFDIITPVTNSLLPDAEAIYAISEIIQEFPILQERNYHIYLNHTSLLKAILLHSGIPEDKLSQASIILCDSMSEKLTKREVEAKFCNFSLSTKSLQTLYKYIEQKGELQELLPLLTTLTKHKTAVSQHAKQGIKDLEEVTGLLNKLGVKLQVVINLGLVYKVQHHTGVIFQFVAFINKRKKMVPDIIAAGGRYDHLIVEFRGPASIVPVPSAVGASLALEKVCVALAGMEEPPSVSSCDVLVVPVGHSSMTRAINVVQKLWSTGISADITYDVSQSQETLLEHCRLAGINCTALVSDKEGSYVKVKSFEKDRQYEKRIPDWDLVDHIIQKCRNKFFEERNIREVPDSMALQNPKGSLLSSSGSSEPHGSSSIVNVNVISPEKVSASVRRRYETQIQTRLQNLGSNLQNKSNDIEVLAVDLQRETLINFLSLEFDSEFQFDSSVKTLLSRLPKQRYLQSICDELHRFKIAKKVGVVVLYSYRDDYYKILV, encoded by the exons ATGAGCAGTCAGCTCACTCCAGCGGACAGGACGGACGAGCGCACCACCCAGCAGGACAACGAGCTTGAGGCGCTCGCCTCTATCTTTGGAGATGACTTCCAGGATCTGCGAAACAGCGACCCGTGGAAG gttaaAAGGCCTCCGGAGGTGTACCTCTGCCTGCGGCCCAACGGGCTGAATAACGGCCAGGGTTGCTACGCGACGGTGGACCTGCAGGTCAAATGTCCACCTTCATACCCAGATGT GCCTCCAGAGCTGGAGCTAAAGAACGCCAAAGGTCTGTCCAATGAAAAGCTTCAGAACCTCCAGAGTGAGCTCAACAAGCTGGCAGCGTCACGATGTGGTGAG GTGATGATTTACGAACTAGCGGACCACATCCAGGGGTTCCTCAGTGAGCATAACAAACCCCCACCGTGTTCCTTCCACGACGAGATGCTCAAGAACcagcagagacagcaggagaaacgagcacaggaggagcagcagaggatggATCAGCTGCgcaagaaggaggaggagatg gaAAAAGAAATCATGGCTGAAATCCAAAGACGAGAAGAGGAGAAACGGGAGGAAAAGCGACGGAAGGAGATGGcaaaactg GAGAGACTTGAGAGTATCGATCAGTCATTAAGTGCAAACTCCAACCTGCTTGGAAAGAGCCCCCCCACACCTGGAAAAACTCCTCCTGAACTGACCGATGCCAGGAAAGCAGTTGGTAACCGCCGTCGGACTACCTCAAACTCTCGCCACAG ACGCGATACGTGTAACGAAGACACCCATCGTTTGCAAGAGGTCCtccacttcagcagcagcacgttTGGAGAGCTGCTCGTTCACAGAGGGAAGAGTTTAG GTGTGAGCCAGCACCTGGGCCGCGATGTTTACAACGGGTTCGAGACAAACTCCGGGGAGTTTGCTGTGATTTATGAGTGGACTCTCCACTGGAACAAGAAAATGGGCAAGTTCTTCACCACTCAGGAGAAAGCCAAAATTGAGAGCTGCAAGAAACAG ATCCACGCAGCAGAGAATGAATTTAACTCCCTCTTGAAGTTGAATCATCCAAACTTGGTTCATTACATGGCGCTGAGCACCACTGAGAAGGAAGACTGCCTGGTGGtgaacctgctggtggagcaTGTGTCCGGCACCAATCTCAACCAAAGCTTAACCACCCACGGGCCGGTTCCCCTGGACAAGCTGTGCCACTACACAGCCCAGCTGCTGGCGGCTCTCGACTACCTTCACTCCAACTCGGTGGTCCACAAACGGCTGTGTGCGTCCAGCGTGCTGGTGGACTCCGAGGGCACCGTTCATCTGACTGATTACAGCCTGTCGAAGAGATTCGCTGACATCTGCAAGGAGGACATTTTTGAGCAAGCCCACGTGCGTTTCACAGAGGGGACGGCCATGCCGACTAAACTGGGCAAGAAGGGGGACGTGTGGAACCTGGGGCTGATGCTGCTGGCTCTGAGTCAGgggaaggaggtgaaggagTATCCAGTGACGGTGCCTTCCAGCCTGCCTCCCGATTTCCAGGATTTCCTCAACAA gtgcgtctgcctgaaCGACGTGGACCGTTGGAcacctcagcagctcctggaccaCTCTTTTCTCAAGCCGCCATCGCCTAAGAACCTACCACAGTATCAGGAAGCCAGCCCAGAAG ATCTGGCCGTGGACTTTGCTTCGACAGTCATTCCAAGGAGTCACATCCTCGATGCTCCCTTCATCTCAGGGGTGCAGAGGCAGTTTTCTCGCTACTTCAACGAGTtcgaagagctgcagctgcttggaAAGGGCGCCTTTGGTGCCGTTATCAAG GTTCAGAACAAGCTAGACGGTTGCTATTATGCCGTGAAGCGCATCCAGGTCAACCCGGCCAGCAAACATTTCCGCCGAATTAAAGGCGAGGTGACGCTGCTGTCCCGCCTCAACCACGAGAACATCGTCCGCTACTACAACGCCTGGATCGAACGACACGAGAAGCCCTGCACCGGGGTGCCGAGCAACACCGACAGCTCGGAGCCGCAGAGCCCTGACAAGTCTCCTCACGGCAAAAAGCCTCCACAGCGCCTGAACGAGCTGGGCCTCCCCGACAACGTGGAGGACGCCGCTCCGCCTCCCGCCCTGTCCAGCTCCGTGGAGTGGTCCACCTCCATTGAGAGGTCCTCCAGTGCGAAATGCAGAGGACACCAGTcgagtgatgaagaggatgatgatgatgaggaggaggaggaggaggacgtgttTAGTGCTTCATTTTT GCCATCGGATAGTCACTCCAGGAGTGACATCATCTTTGACAACGGCGACGAAAGCCCAGATGAGATGTCCCAG GTCGAGCCGAGCAAAAGGCCAACCAGCGACACTGAAGAGACGACGGACTCGGAGAGATCGCTCCTCGTAGCACATTACCTGTACATCCAA ATGGAATACTGTGAAAAAAGCACTTTAAGGGACACAATAGATCACGGGCTGTACCAGGACCAGAACCGCTTATGGAGACTCTTCAGGGAAATCCTGGACGGACTCGCTTACATCCATCAGCAG GGTATGATTCACAGGGACCTGAAACCTGTCAACATCTTCCTGGACTCGCAGGACCACGTGAAGATTGGAGACTTTGGCCTGGCTACAGACCATCCTGCTAGTGTG GCTGCAGGTAAATATGAAGTGGAAGAGCAGAGCACAGGATTGGTGCCCAAATCAGACCCAACAG ATAACATGACAGGTATGGTTGGCACTGCCCTTTACGTCAGCCCCGAGGTTCAGGGAAACACCAAAGCCACCTACAACCAA AAAGTGGACCTGTTTAGTTTAGGCATCATCCTCTTTGAGATGTCCTATCGGCCCATGACCACCGGCGCCGAGCGGATTTCTGTCCTGGGCCAGCTTCGTGGG gAGCCCATCGTCTTTCCTCAGGACTTCTGTACCAATGAGATAAGTACGCAG ATGAAAGTGATTGAGTGGCTGCTGAACCACGACCCAGCCCTGCGGCCCACCGCCCAGGAGGTGCTGAAGAGCGAATTGCTGCCTTTGCCACAGATGGAGGAGTCTGAGCTTCACGAGGTGCTCCAGCACACCATGGCCAACGTCAATGGCAAAGCCTATCGCACCATGGTGGGCCAGCTGTTTGCCCAGGACACCTCTCCTGTCATGGACTACACATATGATATCGACCTGCACAGG GGCAACTTCAGCTTTAACGGTGCAAAATTGCAGCAGCATGTGCACGAAACAATCATAAGGATCTTGAAGAAGCACG GTGCGGTGCGTCTCCAAACCCCACTGCTCTTCCCCAGAAACAAGAAGCTGTACGATGGTAGCGAGCTGGCTTGCTTCATGGACCATAGCGGAATGCTGGTTACGCTGCCCTACGACCTGCGC ATGGCGTTCGCAAGATTTGTCGCTCGCAACAATATCACCCACCTCAAGAG GTATAGCATCGATCGCGTCTTCCGCCCCAGGAAGCTGGATCGAGCGCACCCCAGGGAGCTCCTGGAATGTGCCTTTGACATCATCACACCCGTCACCAACAGCCTGCTCCCTGACGCCGAGGCCATTTACGCCATCTCTGAAATAATCCAGGAATTCCCCATCCTTCAG GAAAGGAACTATCACATTTACCTGAACCACACCAGCCTGTTGAAGGCCATCCTGCTGCACAGCGGGATCCCCGAGGACAAACTGAGCCAGGCCTCCATTATCCTGTGTGACTCCATG agCGAAAAGTTGACCAAACGTGAGGTGGAGGCAAAGTTCTGCAACTTCTCGCTGTCGACCAAAAGC TTGCAGACGTTGTACAAGTACATCGAGCAAAagggggagctgcaggagctgctgccgctgctgacGACACTGACCAAACACAAGACGGCTGTCAGTCAACACGCCAAGCAGGGGATCAAGGACCTGGAGGAGGTCACGGGGTTGCTGAATAAACTGGGGGTGAAACTGCAG GTGGTGATTAATTTAGGGCTGGTTTACAAGGTGCAACATCACACAGGAGTCATCTTCCAGTTTGTGGCTTTTATTAACAAACGCAAGAAAATGGTGCCGGATATCATCGCCGCCGGAGGACGCTACGATCACTTG ATTGTGGAGTTTCGAGGTCCAGCATCTATTGTACCAGTCCCCTCTGCAGTGGGAGCCAGTTTAGCCCTTGAAAAAGTCTGTGTTGCCCTGGCTGGCATGGAGGAGCca CCTTCGGTGAGTTCCTGCGATGTTCTGGTGGTCCCGGTCGGACATTCTTCAATGACCAGAGCCATTAATGTTGTCCAGAAGCTGTGGAGCACCGGCATCTCTGCAGACATCACCTACGACGTCTCACAG TCTCAGGAGACGTTGCTGGAGCACTGCAGGCTGGCCGGCATCAACTGCACGGCCCTGGTCTCTGACAAGGAGGGCAGCTACGTGAAG GTCAAATCCTTCGAGAAGGACCGACAGTATGAAAAGAGGATCCCCGACTGGGACTTGGTGGACCACATCATCCAGAAGTGTCGGAACAAATTCTTTGAGGAAAGAAACATCAG AGAGGTCCCTGACAGCATGGCCCTCCAGAACCCTAAAGGATCGCTGCTCAGCTCTTCAG GCTCCTCTGAACcacacggcagcagcagcatcgtgaACGTGAACGTCATCAGCCCGGAGAAGGTGTCGGCCAGCGTGCGGCGGCGCTACGAGACTCAG ATCCAGACCAGGCTGCAGAACCTGGGAAGCAATCTGCAGAACAAAAGCAACGACATCGAGGTTCTGGCT GTGGACCTGCAGAGGGAAACGCTGatcaacttcctgtctttggag TTTGACAGTGAATTCCAGTTCGACAGCAGCGTGAAGACCCTCCTGTCCCGGCTGCCCAAGCAGCGCTACCTGCAGTCCATCTGCGACGAGCTGCACCGCTTCAAAATCGCCAAAAA GGTCGGCGTGGTGGTTCTGTACAGCTACAGGGACGACTACTACAAGATCCTGGTCTGA